In Parasegetibacter sp. NRK P23, a single genomic region encodes these proteins:
- a CDS encoding PadR family transcriptional regulator yields MNIENTQSQMRKGILEFCILSIIRRGEAYPSDIVEEMRGANLQILEGTLYPLLTRLKNAEMLTYRWIESSSGPPRKYFSLTEKGEVFYKELEATWNELANAVNTLASKQQALQSTPTDNQ; encoded by the coding sequence ATGAACATTGAGAACACCCAGAGCCAGATGCGGAAAGGAATACTGGAATTCTGTATCCTGAGCATCATCCGGCGGGGAGAAGCTTATCCTTCCGACATTGTGGAGGAGATGCGCGGAGCGAACCTCCAGATCCTGGAAGGCACGCTCTACCCGCTGCTTACCCGGCTCAAGAACGCCGAGATGCTGACTTACAGATGGATAGAAAGCAGCAGCGGTCCTCCCAGGAAATACTTCTCCCTCACAGAAAAAGGAGAAGTCTTCTACAAAGAACTGGAAGCCACCTGGAACGAACTGGCCAACGCGGTAAACACGCTCGCCTCCAAACAACAAGCCTTACAAAGCACACCAACCGACAACCAATAA
- a CDS encoding class I SAM-dependent methyltransferase, with protein sequence MMQEPDWHEIARQLGNPSGSDGIKTAERMQENNAGMIRKAIDVLRVNNDDRVLEIGFGNGSHLPYILSQAENIVYTGIDISETMVEEAHRLNKHAVEQGQASFSLSNGKDLPFEDEIFDHIFTVNTVYFWSDPGLYLLEMIRVLRKGGRLAIGFAPASFMEKLPFTRFGFRLYTPEAIQNLVTEAGFHMERLEEEEEEVRSNGEVIRRNYMVLVGVK encoded by the coding sequence ATGATGCAGGAGCCTGACTGGCATGAAATCGCGCGCCAACTTGGAAACCCCAGCGGCAGCGACGGCATTAAAACCGCCGAAAGGATGCAGGAAAACAATGCCGGTATGATCCGTAAAGCCATTGATGTGCTCCGCGTCAACAATGATGACCGCGTTCTCGAGATCGGCTTCGGCAACGGAAGCCATCTTCCTTATATTTTATCCCAGGCGGAAAACATCGTTTACACGGGTATCGATATTTCTGAAACAATGGTGGAGGAAGCCCATCGGCTGAACAAGCATGCTGTTGAGCAGGGACAGGCATCATTTTCATTGTCTAACGGAAAGGATTTGCCTTTTGAAGATGAGATATTCGACCATATTTTCACGGTAAACACCGTGTATTTCTGGAGCGATCCCGGGTTGTATCTCCTGGAAATGATCCGTGTTTTACGGAAAGGCGGTCGACTGGCCATTGGTTTCGCGCCGGCATCTTTCATGGAAAAACTTCCCTTCACCCGGTTCGGCTTCAGACTATATACGCCTGAAGCCATACAAAACCTGGTAACCGAGGCCGGGTTCCATATGGAGCGCCTGGAAGAAGAAGAGGAGGAGGTCCGTTCCAATGGGGAAGTGATCAGGAGAAATTATATGGTGCTTGTAGGGGTGAAGTAA
- a CDS encoding YccF domain-containing protein, whose amino-acid sequence MNLLGNLIWLVFGGFASALGYLFGGIVLCFTIIGIPFGLQCFKLAGLALWPFGRQVVYNSSNNGCFTLGFNIIWLICGGLYTALVHLFFGALLLITIIGIPFAKQHFKLLEISMMPFGKEVR is encoded by the coding sequence ATGAATTTACTTGGGAACCTCATCTGGCTTGTCTTTGGAGGATTTGCTTCCGCGCTCGGTTATTTGTTTGGCGGCATCGTGCTCTGTTTTACCATCATTGGTATTCCTTTCGGCCTACAGTGTTTTAAGCTCGCTGGTCTTGCATTGTGGCCCTTCGGCAGGCAGGTGGTGTACAACTCCTCCAATAACGGCTGCTTCACATTAGGGTTTAATATTATCTGGTTGATCTGTGGCGGCTTGTATACAGCATTGGTGCATCTTTTTTTCGGCGCTTTGTTGCTGATTACCATTATCGGGATTCCATTTGCCAAACAACATTTTAAATTGCTTGAGATCAGTATGATGCCTTTTGGTAAAGAAGTGCGTTAA
- a CDS encoding PspC domain-containing protein: MKKIININLSGRLIPIEDSAYDILRGYTESLKRYFAHEEGKEEIISDIESRIAELFQDKIKKGAHCITDADVEEVMASIGRPEDFDANEEATAQQAAASGFNGGAGSGEYEQRAPRGRLFRNENDKILGGVCSGIANSLRIDPSLVRILFALITFGGFGLGFLIYIIMWIVLPKASLEQNVQKRLFRNPEEKVIGGVAGGIAAYFNVEVWIPRLVFAAPLILNIAFNIVGRGWYWFDFGSAGFISSSFMGTFLLAYIILWIVVPMASTTSERLQMKGQKVDLENIKNKVKEEMQSVKGRAEKFGAELKERAENFSQTEAKPLASEMASAAKPVASGFGHAIGVIFKAFFLFVAGTVAFALFVALIALFGAGLGSLPFKGYILEGTAQNLLAWGGILLFLGVPIIAFIVWLIRKIMGIKSKNSYLGYTFGALWLIGLFCAIALGTQIGRNFSTKARIHEEMPVTQPSNGKLIVKVADSKVKVYGGWFKTGGIQLTEDSLIINSIRLKIIKSRDSIYHVSAQKYSRGRNGNQAQTFARNINYAVNQADSVFYLDNGFSIAEGGKFRAQQVVLTIEVPVGKKIRIDRSVTRRLGWFSLDDEWEFDDNWDDDLRWESGVEYIMTIGGLERIEKQPEEVSVEVNGKGYRYRGSVKEIDQAMDSVIKETEKAKQEILEAKEKELREQLKAIEEAKKSRTENNDAPTEASSDEAPKGVGKVSGNLFSPLLALSRSLR; this comes from the coding sequence ATGAAAAAGATTATCAACATAAACCTTTCGGGAAGGCTGATACCCATTGAGGATTCGGCTTACGATATACTGCGGGGCTACACGGAAAGTCTGAAGCGGTATTTTGCCCACGAAGAAGGGAAAGAGGAGATCATCAGCGATATTGAAAGCCGTATTGCCGAATTGTTCCAGGATAAGATCAAAAAAGGCGCGCATTGCATTACGGATGCTGATGTGGAAGAAGTAATGGCTTCCATTGGACGCCCCGAAGATTTTGACGCTAACGAAGAGGCTACCGCGCAACAGGCCGCTGCTTCAGGATTCAATGGCGGCGCCGGTTCTGGAGAGTACGAGCAACGCGCTCCCCGCGGACGTCTTTTCAGGAATGAGAACGACAAAATCCTGGGTGGCGTGTGCAGCGGCATCGCAAATTCGCTGCGCATCGATCCTTCTCTGGTGCGTATCTTATTCGCGCTCATCACTTTCGGTGGGTTCGGCCTGGGCTTCCTCATCTATATTATCATGTGGATCGTGCTGCCGAAAGCGTCTTTGGAGCAGAATGTTCAGAAAAGACTCTTCAGGAATCCTGAAGAAAAAGTGATCGGAGGTGTGGCTGGTGGTATCGCCGCTTATTTCAATGTGGAAGTTTGGATTCCCCGGCTCGTATTCGCTGCCCCGCTGATCCTGAACATTGCCTTCAATATCGTGGGCAGGGGTTGGTACTGGTTCGATTTCGGCAGCGCCGGTTTCATCTCCAGTTCCTTTATGGGTACTTTCCTGCTGGCCTATATTATCCTCTGGATCGTAGTGCCAATGGCATCCACCACTTCGGAACGTTTGCAGATGAAAGGACAGAAAGTGGACCTGGAGAACATCAAGAATAAAGTGAAAGAAGAAATGCAGAGCGTGAAAGGTCGTGCGGAAAAGTTCGGTGCCGAACTGAAGGAGCGTGCCGAAAATTTTTCTCAGACGGAAGCAAAGCCGCTGGCTTCTGAGATGGCATCCGCGGCAAAACCCGTTGCTTCCGGCTTCGGACATGCGATTGGGGTGATCTTTAAAGCTTTCTTCCTGTTCGTTGCCGGAACCGTGGCCTTCGCCCTGTTCGTGGCCCTGATCGCGCTCTTCGGCGCCGGGCTGGGATCATTGCCCTTTAAAGGATATATTCTTGAGGGTACAGCGCAGAACCTGCTGGCCTGGGGTGGAATCCTGCTCTTCCTGGGCGTACCCATCATCGCTTTCATCGTATGGCTGATCCGTAAGATCATGGGTATCAAAAGCAAGAACAGCTACCTCGGTTATACTTTCGGAGCCCTCTGGCTGATCGGACTGTTCTGCGCCATCGCGCTCGGTACGCAGATCGGCAGGAACTTCAGTACCAAGGCGCGCATCCACGAAGAAATGCCCGTAACGCAGCCTTCCAATGGAAAACTGATCGTGAAAGTGGCGGATTCTAAAGTGAAAGTATATGGTGGATGGTTCAAAACAGGTGGCATCCAGCTCACGGAAGACAGCCTGATTATCAACAGCATCAGGCTGAAAATAATCAAGAGCCGCGATTCAATCTACCACGTCAGCGCACAGAAATACAGTCGTGGAAGAAACGGCAACCAGGCGCAGACCTTTGCCAGGAATATCAACTACGCCGTGAACCAGGCAGACAGCGTGTTCTATCTTGATAATGGATTCTCCATCGCGGAAGGGGGAAAGTTCAGGGCGCAGCAAGTGGTACTCACCATCGAAGTGCCCGTGGGTAAGAAAATAAGGATCGACAGAAGCGTTACCCGCCGCCTCGGATGGTTCTCCCTCGATGACGAATGGGAATTCGATGACAACTGGGATGACGACCTGCGCTGGGAAAGTGGGGTGGAATACATCATGACCATCGGCGGATTGGAAAGAATTGAAAAACAGCCGGAAGAAGTTTCCGTAGAAGTGAATGGAAAAGGGTACCGCTACCGTGGTTCCGTAAAAGAGATCGACCAGGCCATGGATTCTGTGATCAAAGAAACCGAAAAAGCGAAACAGGAAATCCTGGAGGCAAAAGAAAAAGAACTGCGTGAACAGTTGAAAGCCATAGAGGAAGCGAAAAAATCACGTACTGAAAATAACGACGCACCAACCGAAGCATCCTCAGATGAAGCGCCAAAAGGCGTGGGAAAAGTATCCGGTAACCTCTTTTCTCCGCTGCTGGCGCTCTCGAGGAGTTTACGTTAA
- a CDS encoding DoxX family protein, with amino-acid sequence MKNTIIILIRICLGLIFFSSGMAKLFAEHKFPGVIGPVWLEEELSRFGLALYARFVAYAQVIIGFLLLTQRFATLGALMLFPMILNILMVTVSLEWKGTPWVNVGLLALNLVLLIGDYHRIKFLFSDEPAKLKKIDADRNFPFHDLVFLIGMFMVMITPFISRLSHFLAYFLVVLGCGICFGIEYYEQRLKRSLKEMNRNFFE; translated from the coding sequence ATGAAAAATACGATCATCATTCTTATCAGGATTTGCTTAGGGTTGATCTTTTTCAGCTCGGGAATGGCGAAGCTGTTTGCCGAACATAAATTTCCCGGTGTGATTGGACCCGTTTGGCTGGAAGAGGAATTATCCAGGTTTGGCCTAGCCCTTTACGCCCGTTTTGTGGCCTACGCACAGGTGATCATCGGCTTCCTGTTGCTCACACAACGGTTTGCGACCTTAGGCGCACTCATGCTTTTTCCCATGATCCTCAATATCCTGATGGTGACGGTTTCCCTGGAATGGAAAGGAACCCCCTGGGTGAATGTAGGATTACTGGCCCTGAACCTGGTATTGCTGATCGGAGATTACCACCGCATCAAATTCCTGTTCAGCGATGAACCCGCGAAACTGAAGAAAATAGATGCCGACCGGAACTTTCCGTTTCATGACCTTGTTTTCCTCATCGGCATGTTCATGGTGATGATCACGCCGTTTATTTCCCGGTTAAGTCATTTCCTGGCTTATTTCCTGGTGGTACTCGGTTGTGGAATTTGCTTTGGCATCGAGTATTATGAACAAAGGCTGAAACGTTCGTTGAAAGAGATGAACCGGAACTTTTTTGAATAG
- a CDS encoding von Willebrand factor type A domain-containing protein codes for MKRIQTFSLGALLAVIVFALAAFNSFSPIRITGKITDAAGKVISDVTISEKNTRNTVQSDGNGDYSITVSNANSKLFFSKLGYAGQELPVSSSGVVNVVMHSTAQELNDVVVLGYAAQKMKRIVGSVHSNHQPVMYGNLYETPHNTESYDFINENKFLSSLQNPLSTFSIDVDAASYSNVRRFLKSGQLPPAGAVRIEEMINYFDYHYKDPEGKHPFAVYTELGECPWNPKHHIVSIGLQGKHMPQENLPAANLVFLVDVSGSMMSPNKLPLVKQSLNLLVDQLREEDRVALVVYAGSAGVALPATSGADKQVIKDAINRLEAGGSTAGGAGVTMAYKIAQENFVMNGNNRVILCTDGDFNIGESSDDAMERLIETKRKSGVFLTVLGYGMGNYKDSKMQKLADKGNGNHAYIDDISEAKKVLVNEFGGTLFTIAKDVKLQLEFNPAKVQGYRLIGYENRTLAKEDFNNDTKDAGEMGSGHTVTALYEVIPVGIVSSFIGTVDGLKYQQSNTSQLPNYQSNEWLHVKIRYKQPDQDSSILLQQPVSGNVLPLTKTSDNFRFSTSVAAFGMLLRNSEFRQEASFQKVLDIAETASGKDKHGYRKEFAGLVRRAMKKQPDLSYHE; via the coding sequence ATGAAACGCATACAAACCTTCAGCCTGGGTGCATTACTTGCCGTTATAGTATTTGCGCTTGCTGCTTTTAACTCGTTTTCTCCCATCCGCATTACCGGTAAAATAACGGATGCTGCGGGTAAGGTAATAAGCGATGTAACCATCAGTGAAAAAAACACCAGGAATACCGTGCAAAGCGATGGAAACGGAGACTATTCCATTACAGTGTCCAATGCAAATTCGAAACTTTTCTTCAGCAAACTGGGTTATGCGGGTCAGGAACTCCCTGTAAGCAGTTCGGGCGTGGTTAACGTGGTGATGCACTCCACCGCGCAGGAGTTGAATGATGTTGTGGTCTTAGGCTATGCCGCCCAAAAAATGAAGCGCATCGTTGGATCAGTGCATTCCAACCATCAACCGGTGATGTACGGAAATCTCTACGAAACGCCACACAATACAGAGTCTTACGATTTTATCAATGAGAATAAGTTTCTTTCATCTCTGCAAAATCCACTTTCCACATTCTCCATTGATGTGGACGCGGCTTCTTATAGTAACGTACGCCGTTTCCTGAAAAGTGGCCAGCTTCCTCCCGCCGGTGCCGTACGCATTGAAGAAATGATCAACTATTTCGATTACCACTACAAAGATCCGGAGGGCAAACACCCGTTCGCCGTGTATACCGAGCTGGGTGAATGTCCCTGGAACCCGAAGCACCATATTGTGTCAATAGGCTTACAGGGCAAACATATGCCGCAGGAAAATCTGCCCGCCGCGAACCTCGTTTTCCTGGTAGATGTTTCCGGTTCAATGATGAGTCCGAATAAACTTCCACTCGTGAAGCAATCGCTCAACCTCCTGGTGGATCAACTGCGTGAAGAAGACCGCGTGGCGCTGGTGGTGTATGCCGGTAGTGCCGGTGTGGCGCTTCCCGCAACCAGCGGAGCCGACAAACAAGTGATCAAAGATGCCATCAACAGGCTGGAAGCAGGAGGTTCAACAGCAGGCGGGGCCGGTGTTACCATGGCCTATAAAATCGCGCAGGAAAATTTTGTAATGAACGGGAACAACCGCGTGATCCTTTGTACCGATGGTGATTTCAACATCGGAGAAAGCAGTGATGATGCCATGGAAAGACTGATCGAAACCAAAAGAAAATCCGGTGTTTTTCTCACGGTACTGGGCTACGGTATGGGCAATTATAAAGATTCAAAAATGCAGAAACTCGCCGATAAGGGCAACGGAAACCATGCTTATATCGACGATATTTCAGAAGCGAAAAAAGTATTGGTGAATGAATTCGGCGGCACACTGTTCACCATCGCGAAGGATGTGAAATTGCAGCTGGAATTCAATCCCGCCAAAGTTCAGGGCTACCGCCTTATTGGTTATGAAAACAGGACGCTGGCCAAAGAAGATTTCAACAACGACACCAAAGATGCCGGTGAAATGGGCAGCGGGCATACGGTTACAGCCTTGTATGAGGTCATTCCCGTTGGTATCGTATCTTCTTTCATCGGAACTGTGGATGGCCTGAAATACCAGCAATCCAACACCAGCCAGCTTCCTAATTATCAAAGCAACGAATGGCTGCATGTGAAAATCAGGTACAAACAACCTGACCAGGACAGCAGCATTTTATTGCAACAACCCGTTTCCGGCAATGTACTGCCCTTAACTAAAACATCCGACAACTTCCGCTTCTCCACTTCGGTAGCAGCCTTCGGTATGCTGCTCCGCAACTCCGAATTCAGGCAGGAAGCAAGTTTTCAGAAAGTGCTGGATATCGCAGAAACGGCTTCCGGCAAAGACAAGCATGGCTACCGAAAAGAATTTGCCGGCCTCGTGCGCAGAGCAATGAAGAAGCAACCGGACCTCAGTTACCACGAATAA
- a CDS encoding energy transducer TonB — protein sequence MTATEMHALEKAALEDPFLADALEGYTAHVETLSYDVVELNLRLNERLKESKENKPVPVVPLRRNWWWSAAAAVLIVVSAAVAYRLIWSNEDQSIARKEPTVKKTKETPLTNANDSGEKTDAPVAPTKEKPTPAKQHVSEQEDLAATTKSSDLILSENDRQQKDKASALQELAKAEHKQAQQRANAMLKNERPAFQIRGEVLDVQQKPVSGVVVTLEKEKTATLTDSLGRFSLRSKDSAAVATLDVLGFVPQKVELKNNTAANRITLENSSAAMEEVVVVGYGRQKKKTVTGSVSKTVNTNPLKAVPEAGWAAYNQYLLDSSRLKVAEGVPTPIVIVSFEVRASGKLTRFRIEQSAGAAYDKEALRLIKEGPSWKTTTGKKETGRVSVTFK from the coding sequence ATGACCGCAACGGAAATGCATGCACTGGAAAAGGCGGCACTGGAAGATCCGTTCCTGGCCGATGCGCTGGAGGGTTACACGGCGCATGTTGAAACATTGTCGTACGATGTTGTGGAATTGAATTTGAGGTTAAACGAACGCCTGAAGGAAAGCAAAGAAAATAAACCGGTGCCAGTTGTTCCTTTACGACGCAACTGGTGGTGGTCGGCTGCGGCTGCCGTGCTGATCGTTGTTTCGGCGGCAGTAGCTTACCGTCTGATCTGGAGCAACGAAGACCAGTCCATTGCACGGAAAGAACCCACCGTTAAAAAAACAAAAGAGACCCCGTTGACCAACGCGAACGATAGCGGTGAAAAAACGGATGCTCCCGTTGCCCCTACAAAGGAGAAGCCGACTCCTGCTAAACAGCACGTTTCTGAACAAGAAGATTTAGCGGCCACAACAAAATCTTCTGACCTTATTCTTTCCGAAAACGATCGGCAACAGAAAGACAAGGCTTCCGCACTCCAGGAGCTGGCGAAAGCAGAACACAAACAAGCTCAACAACGGGCGAACGCTATGCTGAAAAATGAAAGACCGGCTTTCCAAATCAGAGGAGAAGTACTGGATGTGCAGCAAAAGCCTGTTTCCGGCGTGGTGGTTACCCTGGAAAAGGAAAAGACCGCAACGCTTACCGATAGTCTGGGAAGGTTCAGTCTGCGCTCCAAAGATTCCGCTGCCGTTGCCACCCTGGACGTATTGGGATTTGTACCACAAAAGGTAGAACTGAAAAATAATACCGCTGCCAATAGGATCACGCTTGAAAACAGTTCCGCAGCAATGGAGGAAGTGGTGGTGGTGGGATATGGCAGGCAGAAAAAAAAGACGGTAACGGGCTCTGTTTCTAAAACTGTCAATACAAATCCCCTGAAAGCCGTTCCTGAAGCAGGTTGGGCGGCTTACAACCAGTACCTCCTGGACAGCTCCCGGCTCAAAGTTGCCGAAGGTGTGCCCACACCCATCGTTATCGTATCCTTTGAAGTCCGTGCATCAGGAAAACTGACGCGCTTTCGGATCGAACAATCGGCAGGAGCAGCCTACGACAAGGAAGCTTTACGACTCATCAAAGAAGGACCATCATGGAAAACGACCACCGGTAAAAAAGAAACCGGACGCGTATCAGTGACTTTCAAATAA
- a CDS encoding DUF6526 family protein encodes MQNYKNHIRFYAPHHFVFYPVMLLLIIISVRGIWQHPENRGEYILLSALAITVTWLSFMTRQHYALTVQNRLVRMEMRWRYHLLTGKRLEELEPKLSFGQIAALRFASDAELPALTLRAMEENLSPDAIKQQIVHWVADDMRV; translated from the coding sequence ATGCAGAATTATAAGAATCATATCCGTTTTTACGCCCCGCACCATTTTGTATTTTACCCGGTCATGTTGTTGCTGATCATCATTTCAGTACGAGGCATCTGGCAACATCCGGAAAACAGGGGGGAATATATCCTGCTTTCAGCGTTGGCCATAACGGTTACCTGGCTGAGTTTTATGACCAGGCAACATTACGCGCTCACGGTACAGAACAGGCTTGTGCGTATGGAAATGCGCTGGCGTTACCACCTCCTTACCGGGAAAAGACTGGAGGAACTGGAACCGAAACTCAGCTTCGGACAGATCGCTGCCCTGCGATTCGCTTCAGACGCGGAACTTCCGGCGCTCACGCTACGCGCCATGGAAGAAAACCTTTCCCCGGATGCCATCAAACAACAGATCGTGCACTGGGTAGCCGATGATATGCGTGTTTAA
- a CDS encoding RNA polymerase sigma factor, which translates to MSFLPHISYTTATDQELVTLYREKGDLEVLGALYQRYMELVYGVCLKYLKDSEASKDAVMQIFEELITKLPRFEVTNFKSWLHVLSKNHCLMQLRGGKNKQTTELKEWDVQSEENLHHAGISEQETNLRIMEDCIAQLVADQQRTIRLFYLEEKSYKEIVELTGMDWNKVRSLVQNGRRNLRICMEKNNK; encoded by the coding sequence ATGTCATTTCTTCCCCACATATCATATACCACTGCCACCGATCAGGAATTGGTAACTTTATACCGTGAAAAAGGTGACCTGGAGGTATTGGGCGCATTGTATCAGCGGTATATGGAGCTGGTGTATGGGGTATGCCTTAAATACCTCAAGGATTCGGAAGCCAGTAAGGATGCGGTGATGCAGATATTCGAGGAACTGATTACCAAACTGCCCCGTTTCGAGGTAACGAATTTTAAAAGCTGGCTTCACGTACTCAGTAAGAACCATTGCCTGATGCAGTTGAGAGGTGGGAAAAACAAACAAACCACTGAATTAAAGGAATGGGATGTGCAATCGGAGGAAAACCTGCATCATGCCGGTATATCGGAGCAGGAAACGAATCTCCGCATCATGGAAGACTGCATCGCACAACTGGTGGCCGATCAGCAACGTACCATCCGGCTTTTTTACCTGGAAGAGAAAAGTTACAAGGAGATCGTTGAATTAACGGGGATGGATTGGAATAAAGTGAGGAGCCTGGTGCAGAACGGCAGGCGCAACCTCAGAATTTGTATGGAGAAAAACAACAAATAA
- the thiL gene encoding thiamine-phosphate kinase — protein sequence MSEPRTEINALGEFGLIEQLTRNIEIQNASTLLGVGDDAAVIDHFGKQTVITTDMLVEGIHFDLMYTPLKHLGYKSVVVNLSDVYAMNATPTQITLSIAFSNRFSVEALEEFYEGVYAACAQYGVDLIGGDTTSSQKGFIISVTAIGEVTPDTFVKRSTAKKGDLLCVSGYLGGAFLGLTLLEREKKIFMENPQIQPDLENQDYIVGRLLKPEARKDIIHFFAENDILPTAMMDISDGLSSEILHICKQSELGCVLYEEKIPVHEQARQFAYKLELDPTACALSGGEDYELVFTVAQSEYDKLVLNEQISVVGYMTEVSEGAHIITRGGNRHELTAQGWNAFKGA from the coding sequence ATGAGTGAGCCGCGTACAGAAATAAACGCTTTGGGAGAGTTTGGACTGATTGAACAACTCACAAGGAACATTGAGATTCAGAATGCTTCCACTTTATTGGGTGTTGGCGATGATGCCGCCGTGATCGACCATTTCGGGAAGCAAACGGTGATCACCACCGATATGCTGGTGGAAGGCATCCACTTCGACCTGATGTACACACCGTTAAAACACCTGGGGTATAAGTCTGTGGTAGTAAACCTCAGCGATGTATACGCGATGAATGCCACGCCCACGCAGATTACCTTGAGTATCGCTTTCAGCAACAGGTTCTCCGTGGAAGCGCTGGAAGAATTTTACGAAGGTGTTTACGCCGCCTGTGCACAATATGGCGTTGACCTGATCGGGGGCGACACTACTTCTTCGCAGAAAGGCTTTATCATTTCCGTTACGGCCATCGGGGAAGTAACCCCCGATACATTTGTAAAACGAAGTACCGCCAAAAAAGGCGACCTGCTTTGTGTGAGCGGCTACCTTGGGGGCGCTTTCCTGGGGCTCACCCTCCTTGAACGGGAGAAAAAAATATTCATGGAGAATCCGCAGATTCAGCCCGACCTGGAGAACCAGGATTATATCGTGGGCCGCTTACTGAAGCCGGAGGCCAGGAAAGATATCATCCACTTTTTTGCGGAGAACGACATCCTGCCCACCGCCATGATGGACATCAGCGATGGGCTGAGTAGTGAGATCCTGCACATTTGCAAACAGAGTGAACTGGGTTGTGTGCTCTATGAAGAGAAGATTCCGGTGCACGAGCAGGCCCGCCAGTTTGCGTACAAACTGGAGCTTGACCCCACCGCCTGCGCCCTGAGCGGCGGGGAGGATTATGAACTGGTGTTCACCGTTGCCCAATCTGAGTACGATAAGCTTGTCCTGAACGAGCAAATCAGCGTAGTTGGTTATATGACGGAAGTTTCCGAAGGCGCGCACATCATTACCCGCGGGGGAAACCGTCATGAACTGACTGCTCAGGGGTGGAACGCCTTTAAAGGCGCCTGA